The following coding sequences lie in one Glycine max cultivar Williams 82 chromosome 19, Glycine_max_v4.0, whole genome shotgun sequence genomic window:
- the LOC100785963 gene encoding putative aminoacrylate hydrolase RutD isoform X1 translates to MPFCYVGTQPSSPVADAPLNNDIKIFYRTYGGGPTKVLLIIGLAATHEAWGPQIKGLTGTTVSNDDDDDDVRVVWSGEEVNGGIHVCAFDNRGVGRSSVAVSKSEYSTKIMAKDAIALLDHLGWKKAHVFGHSMGAMIACKVAAMVPDRVLSLALLNVTGGGFQCFPKLDQKTISVAYRFLKAKTPEQRAAVDLDTHYSQEYLEEYVGTDKRRAILYQQYVKGISTTGMQSNYGFDGQLNACWTHKMTETEIEVIKSAGFLVSVIHGRHDIIAQIYYAKRLAERLHPVARMVDLHGGHLVSHERPEEVNQALFDLIKASEVNMSPHDWTNLPKKESWWNEKRVLIITNIQAGRNVSLNGCMLEKLHLCLLYFFGLLVLAFEYGRKLLRSLKPTQVGVSPSYIESQ, encoded by the exons ATGCCGTTTTGCTACGTCGGAACGCAGCCATCTTCCCCCGTCGCCGATGCGCCCCTCAATAATGACATCAAGATATTCTACAGAACTTACGGTGGCGGTCCAACGAAAGTGCTTCTCATCATAG GATTGGCCGCGACACACGAAGCGTGGGGCCCACAAATCAAAGGCTTGACGGGAACCACCGTCTCcaacgacgacgacgacgacgacgtcCGCGTCGTTTGGAGCGGAGAAGAAGTAAATGGTGGCATCCATGTATGCGCGTTTGACAATCGCGGCGTGGGTCGCAGCTCCGTGGCCGTCTCAAAATCTGAATACTC AACCAAGATCATGGCAAAGGATGCAATTGCTTTGTTAGATCATCTAGGTTGGAAAAAAGCCCATGTTTTTGGGCACTCGATGG GAGCTATGATAGCTTGTAAAGTAGCAGCAATGGTTCCTGATAGAGTCCTTTCCTTGGCATTGCTCAATGTGACGGGTGGAGGTTTTCAATGTTTTCCAAAG ttGGACCAAAAAACAATCTCCGTTGCTTACCGTTTCTTGAAAGCGAAGACACCTGAACAAAGGGCTGCTGTTGACTTGGACACCCATTACTCTCAA GAATATCTTGAAGAATATGTTGGAACAGATAAGAGGAGAGCCATCTTATATCAG CAATATGTTAAAGGTATATCAACAACTGGGATGCAATCTAACTATGGTTTCGATGGTCAACTCAATGCATGTTGGACACATAAAATGACTGAAACAGAGATTGAGGTGATCAAATCTGCAGGTTTTCTTGTTTCAGTCATCCATGGCAG GCATGATATAATTGCTCAGATATATTATGCAAAAAGACTTGCTGAAAGGCTTCATCCAGTGGCTAGAATGGTAGATCTTCACGGAGGTCATTTAGTAAGTCATGAGCGGCCTGAAGAG GTTAATCAAGCACTATTTGACTTGATCAAGGCATCAGAAGTGAATATGAGCCCACATGATTGGACTAATTTGCCAAAGAAAGAGTCTT GGTGGAACGAGAAAAGGGTGTTGATCATAACAAACATTCAGGCCGGAAGAAATGTCTCCCTTAACGGCTGCATGTTAGAAAAACTGCATCTCTGCCTATTATACTTCTTTGGTCTCCTTGTTTTAGCATTTGAATATGGAAGAAAGCTTCTGAGAAGCTTAAAACCAACTCAAGTTGGAGTTTCCCCCTCATATATTGAAAGTCAATAA
- the LOC100785963 gene encoding putative aminoacrylate hydrolase RutD isoform X2, whose product MPFCYVGTQPSSPVADAPLNNDIKIFYRTYGGGPTKVLLIIGLAATHEAWGPQIKGLTGTTVSNDDDDDDVRVVWSGEEVNGGIHVCAFDNRGVGRSSVAVSKSEYSTKIMAKDAIALLDHLGWKKAHVFGHSMGAMIACKVAAMVPDRVLSLALLNVTGGGFQCFPKLDQKTISVAYRFLKAKTPEQRAAVDLDTHYSQEYLEEYVGTDKRRAILYQQYVKGISTTGMQSNYGFDGQLNACWTHKMTETEIEVIKSAGFLVSVIHGRHDIIAQIYYAKRLAERLHPVARMVDLHGGHLVSHERPEEVNQALFDLIKASEVNMSPHDWTNLPKKESSWWVANVW is encoded by the exons ATGCCGTTTTGCTACGTCGGAACGCAGCCATCTTCCCCCGTCGCCGATGCGCCCCTCAATAATGACATCAAGATATTCTACAGAACTTACGGTGGCGGTCCAACGAAAGTGCTTCTCATCATAG GATTGGCCGCGACACACGAAGCGTGGGGCCCACAAATCAAAGGCTTGACGGGAACCACCGTCTCcaacgacgacgacgacgacgacgtcCGCGTCGTTTGGAGCGGAGAAGAAGTAAATGGTGGCATCCATGTATGCGCGTTTGACAATCGCGGCGTGGGTCGCAGCTCCGTGGCCGTCTCAAAATCTGAATACTC AACCAAGATCATGGCAAAGGATGCAATTGCTTTGTTAGATCATCTAGGTTGGAAAAAAGCCCATGTTTTTGGGCACTCGATGG GAGCTATGATAGCTTGTAAAGTAGCAGCAATGGTTCCTGATAGAGTCCTTTCCTTGGCATTGCTCAATGTGACGGGTGGAGGTTTTCAATGTTTTCCAAAG ttGGACCAAAAAACAATCTCCGTTGCTTACCGTTTCTTGAAAGCGAAGACACCTGAACAAAGGGCTGCTGTTGACTTGGACACCCATTACTCTCAA GAATATCTTGAAGAATATGTTGGAACAGATAAGAGGAGAGCCATCTTATATCAG CAATATGTTAAAGGTATATCAACAACTGGGATGCAATCTAACTATGGTTTCGATGGTCAACTCAATGCATGTTGGACACATAAAATGACTGAAACAGAGATTGAGGTGATCAAATCTGCAGGTTTTCTTGTTTCAGTCATCCATGGCAG GCATGATATAATTGCTCAGATATATTATGCAAAAAGACTTGCTGAAAGGCTTCATCCAGTGGCTAGAATGGTAGATCTTCACGGAGGTCATTTAGTAAGTCATGAGCGGCCTGAAGAG GTTAATCAAGCACTATTTGACTTGATCAAGGCATCAGAAGTGAATATGAGCCCACATGATTGGACTAATTTGCCAAAGAAAGAGTCTT CTTGGTGGGTTGCCAATGTGTGGTAA